Genomic window (Arthrobacter sp. StoSoilA2):
GGCGCAGGTACATCTGAAGCGTCCACATGTTGTTGTCGCTGAGGTACAAAAGCGGGGACATGAAGTCGTTCCAAATACCCACCGCGTAAAACAGCGCAAACGTGGCCAACACCGGCTTGGACAGCGGCAGCAGGATCCGCCAGAGGATTCCGATCTCCGTCGCGCCGTCCATCTTGGCCGATTCCTCGAGCTCGGCGGGGAGTTCCTGGAAGAAGTTCTTGATGATGATCAGGCTGAACGGATTGATGGCCGCGGGCAGAATGAGCGCCCAGTAGCTGTTGAGCAGGCCCAGGTCCTTCACCAGGAGGAACGTTGGAATCATGCCGCCTGAGAAGACCATGGCAAAAACCACCAGGGACAGGATCAGTTTCCGGCCCCGAAGTCCACGTTTGGCCAGCGGGTAGGCCATGGTGACCGTGAGGACCAGTTGCACCAGCGTCCCAACCAGTGTGACCAGCACGGTGGTGATCAGTGCCCGGGTAAATGCCGGCGTGGAGAAGATGTACTCATACGCCCCCAACGTGAATTGCTCCGGCCAGACGAAGAACGCCCGCCGGGTAATTTCCGCTTCGTTGGCGAAGGATCCTGCCAGGACGTAGACGAAAGGCAACAGGGTGATGATGCCGATCAGGGACAAGAAGACGTAGTTGGCGGCATCGAAAATCCGCCCGCCGCGCGTGTTGTGAATCTCCATTAGAAAAGTCCGCTCTGGTTGAACCGCTTGGACAGCCAGTTGGTGCCGAAGATCAGTACGATGCCCACCAAAGACTTGAAAAGCCCGACGGCGGTGCTGTAGCTGTAGGCGCCTTGGGTGATGCCTACGAAGTACACGTAGGTATCGAAGACGTCGGCCACGCTGCGGTTGAGTGCGTTGGTCATGAGGTAGATCTGCTCGAAGCCGGTGTTGAGCATCTGCCCTATGGCCAGGATCAGCATCACGATGATGGTGGACCGAATGCCGGGCAAGGTGATGTGCCAGACGCGCCGGAACCTGCCGGCGCCGTCGATAATTGCGGCCTCGTACTGGTCCTGGTCCACGGTAGCCAGTGCCGCCAGGAAGATGATTGTTCCCCAACCGGTGTTCTTCCAGATTTCCTGGAGCACGATCAGCGGCCGGAACCAGTTCGGATCGGACAGGATGTCCACGTTGGTGCCGAACAACCCGTTGACGAACTGGAACAACGGCCCGATGTCCAGTGCGAAGAGCAGGAAGCTCAGGGACGCCACGATGGTCCAGGACAGAAAGTGCGGGATGTAGACGAGTGTCTGGACGGTTCGCTTCAGAACCGAGAGCCGGACCTCGTTAAGCAGCAATGCCAGGACGATGGTCAGCGGGAAGGCGATCCCCAGGTTCAGGAAAGCCAGGATCAGTGTGTTGCCCAGCAACCGCGGAAAGTCCGGGTTGGCGAAGAAATCGGTGAAGTTCGTCAATCCCACCCATGGACTGCCGTTGACGCCCAGGAACGGAACGTAGTCCTTGAAGGCGATGGACACCCCGTACATGGGACCGTACCGGAACACTGCGAAGTACAGAACGCCGGGCAGGAGGAGAAGATACAACCATTTGTAATGTGCGAAGTGGACTGCAAAGCTGCGTCGCCGCGCCGGGGCGGGCGGCACGCTGGCCGCCCGCTCCGGGGCCTTGGCTTCGACGACCGGGGCGGTCACTTCCTGGTGTCCTGCCACAGCTTGTTTATTTCTTCTTTGACCTTGTCACCGCCGCTGGTGTTCCACAGCTTGATGGCATCCTTTAAGCCCTGCTCGTCCAGCTGCCCGGCCAGGTACTTGATGCGGGCATCGGCCACAATGTTGTCCAGTTGAGCGCCCTTGGCTACATATGTGGGGGAAACGAAGGCCGCGGCCGGGTTGTACACGGCACTCTTGAGGTCGTTTGCCATCACTGCAACGCGATCGTCAAAGACTTTCTGCTCGTACTCGGACGCCTGCTTCACCGGGTAGAAGTTGTTCCCCGTGACGTTGGTTCCAAGTTGCGCGTAGCTCTTGATGTCGGTGTTGACTACCTTGCCCTCCGGCGTTTCCGGCTTGATGGTGGCGGCGAGGCCGTCCTCAACCGTGAAGTTGACCCCCTCGATGCCGTTGTTGAGAAGCACTGCAACTTCTTTGCTGTTGAGTTTGTCCAGGAATGTCAGGACGTTCTTCAGGTCGGCTTCGGTTTTGACGCTGGACTTGGGGATGGCCAGGAAGCCGGAGTAGCCGTCGGTCGGGTGGGCGTGGAGTTCACCGTCCGGGCCCTTAAGGCTGCCTACGAAGCCCACTTTGTTCTGGAAGTCGCTCGGGTTGGCCTGCTTGAAAAGGTTGATCAGTACGCTGACCCGGGAGTCGACGTCGACAATAATGCCGCCCTTGCCGTTGAAGAAGGGTTCATTCCATTTGGTGGGATCGAAGGTGGCGAAGTCGGGGTTGATGAGCTTCTCGTCCACCATCTTCTTGATGAAGCGATCAGCCTGCAGGAATTCCTCGGTTTCGAAGCTCGGCACCAGCTTGCCGTCCCGCTCGGTCCAGCGGTTTCCGGCGCCGAACCAGGTCTCGATCATGTCGTAGGGGCTGTTGGTGCCCAGGGCGCCCCATTTGGGAATCGTGATGCCGTAGGTGTCGTTCTGGCCGTTGCCATCCGGATCCTGCTCGGTGAATGCCTTGGCCACTTTGTAGAGGTCTTCGGTGGTCTCCGGCGCCTTCAGGCCCAGTTTGTCCAGCCAGTCCTGGCGGAACATCACGGCGGCGCGGGTCGGATTACGAGCCCGGAAAACCCCATAAACCTTGCCGTTGACGCTGGCGTTTTGCTGGACTTCGGGGAACGTGGTCTTCAGGTTCGGGTAGTCCTTCAGTTTATCGGTGAGGTCCCAGAACGCCCCGGCTTCTGCGTTCTTCACGAAGCCCGGCGACTTGCCCTGGACCACCAGGACGTTCGGGATCTCGGAGGAGGCCAAGGTGATGTTCATCTTGTCCTCGTACGAGGCGTTGGGCGCCCACGAGATGTTGATGTCCTTGCCCGTGAGCTCTTCAAGCTTCTTCTGCACGGCGCCGTCCGGCGTCGGCGGTTGCGCCTCCAGGAAGGGCGCCATGATCTTCACGGATGAGAGGTCCGACGCCGGCGCTTCGCCACCGCAGGCGGTCAGGGCCAAGGCGGCAGCGACGACGACGGCGGCCGCCAGCGTTGGCTTCTTACGGGACAGGACGTTGTTGGTCATTGCTGTTCCTTTTCCACTTCTTCGGGGTTGGTTGAGATCGAGGGTGTATCTGCGGAGTTGGCAGGAAAGCTCTTGAAACTCCACAGTGACGATTCGTTTTGATACGTTTCATTCATGCCGGCGACCGGGGTGTCCAAGGAGCGATGAAGGAGCATCCTGGTATCAACGGGAGGGCGGTTGCGTGGAGCCTCAGACAAGGTTGCCCTCCCGCCTGACGGCTGGGGCGGCAGTTGCCGGGGTTGCCGCTGCCGGGCTTGCCGCTGCCGGGGTTACGAAGACCTCGGTCCCGGCCGCTTCGCCGGCGGCCATGGCGTGGTCGTTGGCAGCAAAGAAGCGATCGCACAGCCACCCGGTGACATAGAGCCACGCCCCGACCCCAAAGAATGGAATCAATCCGGGCACCGAACGGCAAACAAACACGGCGGCCGCAGTCACAAAAAGGAGAATGGCAGTACCGGCGAGGTGCCTCATGGCAAAGCGTGAGGACATCAGGAAGTACTGGGGCAACGGCAAGGTGTAGCGGGCAAACATCGGGAAGAGGTAGCAGCACGCCCCGGCAGCAAACAGGGCAGCGACGAAGATCGCGGCCGACGCTACTTGCGAGCCAAAGTCCCAGCCCGCCGAGAAATACCCCCAGTTCAGGACGAGCGCTACGCCGACCATGAGCACAGGCAACCCAAGAGCATTCCCCTTGCCGAAGTTCTTGAAGTACTCGCGGGCGAAGCGGCGCACAAGCGGCGCGGCATCGCCGCGCACCTTCTCGCGAACCAGGATGTGAGCTGCCACAGTGCTGGGACCACACCCAAGGACAACGCCACCCAGTACCGTGAAAATGATCCACAGGATATTCAGGCATGCAATCCACAAGAGCGTGTCAAAGAGCGTGTAGGCCTTAAAGGCGAAGGCGGCAGACGCCATGGCATCCCCTCTCCATCGTTGCAGAAGAAGCCCCGATCGGCTGGCAAGAAAAGTGTTGCGAAGTGGCAGAACAACGAGTCATGCAAGCCGATCAGGGTAGCCCGGGTGGGCCGCGTCACAGTCAGTAAACGCTTTCCCGAAAATCTAGACGCATCCCCTCGCGAGAGTCAAGACAATTCTTGAATCGTTACATTCCAGCCAAATCCGCGCTACACTGAGCTCAGTCGGGTCTGGGAAAGCGCTTGCTAGGTGTAGCCTGAACCCGCTGGGACACTTCACGAATTACCCTGACGACGGCGTCATTGCCTCGTTGCAGCGCCAGCAGAGGAGAACCATGGACAAGCCGTCCGACGAGTCAGCCCTGAGCACCAAGACGCCCGGGAGAGCTCCGGCGAGAATAGCCCTGGTTGGTGTTCACGGCTTCGGAGCACACCACCTGGGCAACCTTGAACGTCTTGGCCATTTGGGAACGGTAGACCTCGTCGCTGTGGCGGATCCCAACCCTCCGGCACCCGGCGCGTTGCCGGAGAACACCGCCATTCACGCCGATCTGGATGCCCTGTTGGCAGGTGGACACCAGCCAGACGTCATCATCGTGGCAACTCCCATCCAGACCCATGCGCCGCTGGCACTCGCAGTGCTCGCCTCCGCCGCGGACCTTTATCTGGAGAAACCCCCGGTCGCGTCCATGCAGGATTTCCATCGACTTCAGGAAGCCGCCACCGCTGCCGGCCGCAGCGTCCAAATCGGATTCCAAAGCCTCGGTTCACACGCCATCAAGGCACTTGAACGCCTGGCCAGCGGCGAAGCCACGGACGAACTCCCCGGTATTGGAACCCTCAAAGGAATCTCGGCTACCGGCCGATGGGTTCGGGACCGCGCCTACTACAAGCGGTCGCGATGGGCTGGAAAGCGCAGCCTGGACGGGGTGGACGTCGTGGACGGTGTGGCCACGAACCCGCTTGCCCACGCCATTGCCACGGCCTTGCGCATCGCCGGCGCCCGCACCGCAAACGACCTCGCTTCGGTGGAGACCGACCTCTACCGTGCCAACGACATCGAAGCCGATGACACCTCAGTGATCCGGATGCGGACCGTGGACGGGTTGCCCATCACCTGCGCCCTGACGCTTTGCGCCGCCGAGTCCGTGGAACCTTACGTCACCCTCCACGGAACGGAAGGAACTGCCGTGTTCCACTACACGGAGGACCGTGTCACAGTACGCAACGGCGACGGCGAATCGACCCGCACCTTCGGCCGCGACGACCTCACCGAAAACCTGCTCCAGCACCTGTCGTCCGGAACGCCGCTCCTGAGCCCCTTGGATCACAGCGGCGCCTTCATGCGTGTCCTCGAGGCCATCCGCACCGCCGAGGCTCCCGCGCTCATTCCCCACACCAGTGTCGACTGGGTTGGCCAGGGCGATCAGGCCCACGCCGTCATCCCAGGCATCGAGGAAATCCTGGATCGTGCCACGCGCGCCCACGCCACCTTCAGCGAATTGGGCCTCCCTTGGGCCCGTCCGACCACCACGGGTGCGGAGCCTCTCTTCTCTTCAGGGAACAACCCTGCGGCCACCCTTCGCAGCGGACCGGACCTCGAAACCGAGCTCTCGCCCCGGCCGTATCTCCACCCGGTCTCCACGTTGTCCGGCACAGTGGTGACCGATCACTTGCCGGCGGATCACGTTTGGCATCTCGGCGCGGGATTCGCCCTGCAGGACGTCAATGGCAGCAACTTCTGGGGCGGCCGAAGCTACCGCCGATCGGCTGGGAAGTATGTGGACCTCTTGGACCACGGCCGCATTGAAGCAGCGAAGATCACCCGTGAAGGCGACCGGACGACCCTTGAACTCGACTGGCTGGCCTCCGACGGCGGCTTGGTCCTCAAGGAGCGACGATCATACGGGCGGACCGTCGTTGACTCGCGCACTTGGCGCCTCGACATCGAGACGGAACTGCTCGCCGCCGTCGATGTTTCACTCGGCAGCCCCGGTTCGCATGGTGCCCCGGGCAGCGGCTACGGCGGCTTCTTCTGGCGTCTTCCTGTCAATAGCTCGCCGCGCGTCTTCTCCTTAACAGGTGACGGGGAGCCTGCCGTGCATGGTTCCGTTGCGCCGTGGCTGGCGTGGACGGGAGAGTTCGACGGCGGCCCTGCCACTCTGGTTTTTGCCGCGCCACCGGAATCGCCGGACCCATGGTTCGTCCGGTTGTCCGAATACCCGGCCGTCGGCTCGGCCCTCGCTTGGGACAAGGCCGTTGAGCTCACAGCCGGATCCACCGTCAAGCGCACCAACTTCGTCTGGATCAGTGACGGAAAGCTGGATCTCCAGGAAATCCAACGCTTGGTTCGCCGAGATGGCATTTGATGGCAATGTTTTGCGTCTCAACTGTCATCTAATGCCGTCTCGCGAGCTAGCTGTATTGACCACGGACGTTGATGACGCTCGGCGTGGTTTGGTGACATGAAGAAGACCTCCGGGTGGAGTGGGGCTTGTCTAGAGTCCAATTCCACGCACGGAGGTCTTCATGTCCCACCCTAACGCTCTTCTGACGCCTCGTGGCAGGCTGCAGCTCGCGCAATGTGTCGTTGATCAGTGCTGGAGTCTGCGCCGGGCCGCGGAACGGTTCCAGGTCTCGGTTCCGACCGCCGCGCGGTGGGCGCGGCGCTACCGCGAGCACGGCCCGGCTGGGATGGAGGACCGCTCCAGCCGCCCGCATTCTTCTCCACGGCGGACGGCAACGCGTATCGAGCGGCGGATCATCGCCCTGCGCGTCAACCGCCGGTGGGGGCCTGCCAGGATCGGTTATCTGCTGGGCATCCACCCGTCCACTGTGCACCGCGTGCTGTCCCGTTACCGGCTGGCGAAACTGGCCTGGCTCGACCGCGGCACCGGAAGGGTGATCCGCCGCTACGAACACGACAGGCCCGGGGACCTGGTCCATGTCGACATCAAGAAACTCGGCCGGATCCCGGACGGCGGTGGACACCGGGTTCTGAGTAGGGCCGCCGGACGCCGAAACAAAGCCGGGACGCCGTCCAACCGCCGGCCCGGCTACCACTACCTCCACAACGCAGTCGATGACCACTCCCGCCTGGCCTACACCGAAATCCTCGCGGACGAGACAAAGGAAACAGCAGCAGCCTTTTGGCAGCGGGCCAATATCTGGTTCCAAGCCCAAGGGATCACTATCCAGCGGGTCCTGACGGACAACGGGAACTGCTACCGGTCCAAGGCCTTCGCTCAGGCCCTGGGCCCGGACATCAAGCACAAACGCACCCGCCCCTATCGCCCGCAGACCAACGGCAAGGTCGAACGGTTCAACCGCACGATGCTGGAGGAATGGGCCTACATCCGGCCCTACCGCTCCGAGGCCGAGCGTGTCGCAGCTTTCCCCGAGTGGCTCCATGCCTACAATCACCACCGAGCCCACACTGCCCTCAAGGGTCAGACACCGGCCAGCCGCGTCACCAACCTCCCAGGTCAATACAGCTAGCGCGCTTGCGCCACAGCAACAACCCGATCACCGCAGCGGATATCATCCCCAGCGCACCGGTGACCAGCAATGCGGTACGCACGCCGAAATCTTCCGTGAGCCAGCCAGCGAGCAAGCCTCCCAAGGCATGCCCGCCCAGGAGAAGTGGAAAGTAGAGGGCCAAGACCCTGCCCCGCACGCTTGGGCCGGCTTCGAGTTGGACGCTGGTGGCCGCACTTGTGAGGAACATGAGCGTCATGAATCCCACCACCACGAGCATGGCTACGAACAATTCCTGAGTAGGCATGAGCGCGGCAAGAAACTGCGTGAACCCGAACAGCGCGGCACTACCCACGATCCCCTTGCGGCCCAAGTGCTTGATCCGGGGAGCCAGGAGAGCACCAGCCAAGGCTCCCAAGGCGCTGACCATATTGAAGAGCCCAAATCCGGCAGGACCGCTGTGCCACACACGGTCAGCGAACGCTGCAAGGACCACCGGACCGTTCATGCCGAACGCTCCCAGGAGCCCCGCCAACAGCATGATGAGCAAAAGCTGGGGCCTCGCCCTCACATACCTGAAGCCAGCCAGGATTTGTCCACGCCTGTCCCGCGGCAGAGCGTCGGGGTCGTGTGCGTGATGAAGCTCAGATGGCCGGATAATGGCGATCATCACCAAAACGGCCACCCCGATCCCCGCGTTCGTCGCAAACGCGGCGGCTGGGCCAGCCTGGGCAATGACGATGCCGGCCAGGGCGGGACCGAGCATGGCACCCAGTTGACCTATGGCACTGTTCAGGCCGATAGCCGCCGGCAGGCCGGCATCACCAACTACCTCGTTGACGAAGACTTGCCGGGCGGGCCCATCAATGGAGCTTGTAATTCCCAAAGCAACGCAGGAGCCATAGACAACCCACACATCCGTGCCGCCCATGGCATTCCAAACAGCTAGTCCAGCGGCCAGCAGTGCAGCCACAGACTGGCACACCATGAGGATTCGGCGCTTCGGAAAGAGGTCTACCAGCACGCCGCTGACGGGACCAACCACCAGCATGGGCAGGAATTGAAGTGCCACGGCCAACCCCACCGCGGCCGGGCTTCCAGTGAGCTGCAGGACAAGCCAATCCTGGGCGAGTCGTTGCATCCACACTCCGCCGCTGCCGACGAGCGAAAGCGTCACGAAGATCCGGTAATTGTGGTGGCGGAGTGGGTAGTGCCACGATTCGGTGGAGCGGGGCCTTGGCGGTATGGCGTCTTTGCCGGCGGAGTTCGAGGTCTGGTCAGAGGGACGGGGCGGTGGCAACGGACGCGGTGACACGGGGGGCTGTCAGCTCGATTCAGCAGGTTGTCGGATGCACTCTCAGATGTGGGTGCGGTTGGCGGTCCTGATCCTGATGGCGGCGGCGGCCAGAATCAGCATGCCGGGCACGATCAGGAAGAGCGCCTGAAGCATCCACACAAACACCACCGCCATGAACACTGCTGCCAGCAGGAGGAGGGATCCACTCCAGTCGCGGACGGCATCAGTCTTGGCTTCGGCGTAGGCCGCCTGCCAGCGCTGCGGCCCCGGGAGTTCGGCGGCATCGCCACTCCAGTTCACGCCGCCGATCCAATTGGCGGCGATCCGCAGGAACAGCACCGCGCCCCCTGCGGCCAAAATCAAGGTCGCCGGAAGGATGACTGCCCGGCCGGGCAGTTGACCAACCCAAGCGAGCAGCAGGTTCATTACAATCACGACGGCGGCTGCCGCCGTCGTGATTCCCGTCCTCCAACTGCCGGGCAGCGCCCGGCGGAAATTGCTCCAAAGGCTCCTGAGGGAATCATCCCTGCCGCTGAGGTGCCGTTCAAGGTGGGCGACGCCGGCAGCATAGGCCGCCGGCGCCGTCACCAAGGGAATCGACAGGAGAAGGACAACGACGCCCGCAAGGATGGTCTCGGAGAAGAGGGCAAAGCGGTTGACCGGAATGCCGGGCTTCTCCGCGTGGGAATTTCCTGTCGTGTCCATGATGCTCATCTCCTGTACTCCTTAGCCCTTGAGGCCCTGGGTTGAAACGCCTTCTACGATGTAGCGCTGGAAGACCAGGAAGAAGACCAGCACGGGCAGGAGCGCAAGAACGGACATGGCGATCATGGCACCGTAGTCCGAGCTCTGGGTCTGGTCCACGAAGAGGCGCAGCGCCAGGGGAAGCGGGTACTTTTCGGGGGTGTTCAGGTAGAGCAGCGGGCCCAGGAAGTCGTTCCAGCTCCAGATGAAGGAGAAGATCGACGTGGAGATCAGTGCCGGTTTCATCAGCGGGAGCATGATCGAGCCGAAGATTCGGACGTGTCCGGCGCCATCGATGCGGGCGGCCTCGTCCAGTTCGGCCGGGAGGCCACGCATGAACTGGACCATGAGGAAGACGAAGAACGCGTCCGCGGCGAGGAACTTGCCGATCAGCAGGGGCACGTAGGTGTCCACCAGGCCAAGCTGCTGGAACACGATGTACTGCGGGATGATCACCACGTGGAACGGGAGCAGCAAGGTGGCAATCATCATGCCGAAGAACAATCCACGGCCTGGGAAATTGATCCTTGCGAAGGCGTAGGCGGAGATGGACGCTGACAGGACAGTGCCCACCACGGCGCCTACGGCCAGAATCAGGGAGTTGGTGAAGAACGTCAGGGTGGACACCCCGCCGATGCCGTCCATGGCCGTGACGAAGTTGTCGAAGCTGAAGTTGTTGGACCATAGCTGGGTGGTGGAACCACCGATTTCAGAGTTCGGTTTGAAGGACGAGGCCACCATCCAGAGCGCCGGGTAGAGGACCACCCCCACAAGCGCCAGCGCAACGATGTGGAAGATGATGCTTTTGATGCGCTTGGCGGTGCCCGACTCGGACTTCGGGTTGTAGGCCGGGGCCGCCGTGGAGGGCGTGGATTGGGTGGGCGTTGCCATGGTTGTCATTTTGAATCACCGCTGTAGTGGACCCAGGACTTGGAGGTCTTGAAGAAGATCAGCGTGATGATGCCGACCACGATCACCAGGAGCCAGGCCATAGCCGAGGCGTAGCCCATCCGGAAGTCGCTGAAACCGCGCAAGTACAGGTAGAGGGTGTAGAAGAGGGTGGAGCCTGCCGGGCCGCCTTCACCGTTGGAGATGATGTACGCCGAGGCGAAGATCTGGAACGCGTGGATGGTTTCCATGAGCAGGTTGAAGAAGATCACCGGGGAAAGCATGGGCCAGGTGATGTTGAAGAACTTACGGACCGGACCGGCGCCGTCCATCGAAGCCGCCTCATAGAGATCGGCAGGAATCTGCTTGAGCCCGGCCAGGAAAATCACCATCGGGGCCCCGAACTGCCACACCGTCAAAAGGATCATCATGGGCATCGTCATGGATGGATTGCCCACCCAGCCGCCGAGGTTGATCCCGAAGAAGGACAGGCCTTCATCCACAGGACCGGAATCGCCGAACATCGCCTTCCAGACAATAGCGATGGACACGGACGCGCCGATCAAGGACGGGGCATAGAACGCGGAGCGGTAGAAGCCCTGGCCCTTGCGCTTGCTGTTGAGCAGCATCGCGATCGCCAACGCCGCCGCCAGCTTCAAAGGGGTACCGAACACTACGTAGCTAAGGGTCACTCCCACCGACTGCAGGAAGCGTTCGTCCTGGAAGAGCGTGGCGTAGTTGTCCAGGCCTATCCACTTGGGGGGATCGAAGAGGTTGTAGTTGGTAAAGGAAAGGTACAGCGAGGAAATCATCGGGCCCACGGTCAGGGCAATGAATCCGAGCAGCCAGGGAAGCAGGAAGGTGTAGCCGGCGCGGGCGTCCGCCCCTCGTCTCCGCGATGTACGCGGCTGCGAGGGAGCGGACGACTGGGAGCGCCTGCTCAGGGTTGGGGTTTGAGTCACGGGATCAGTCCGTCAGTTGGGAAGCCTGGATCAGACACAAAAGTCTGCTCAGGCATTCTGCTTGATAAGGTCTTCGGCTTCCTTGAACCACGCATCTGCAGCGGCGTCGATGGTGAGTTTGCCGTAATTGAGCTCGGAGCTGACGCGCTTGAAAGAGGATTCAAGCGTGCCGAAACCGACGATGGGCGGCTGCGGAGCATCCTTGAGGTACTTTTCGATGGACTTTTCGTAGTCCACAACCAGCTTGTCTGTGCCTTCGAAGGTGGTTCCGTCGCGCTGGGTCTTGGATGCCGGAACACCACGGGAGGTCTTGAAGATCTGGCCTACCTCGGGATCGTTGACCATGAAGTCGATGAACCGGGCAGCAGCATCCTTGTATTTGGTCTTGGCGCTGGCCACCATCAGCATTGACGGCTTGAGGAAGAGTCCCAGGTTGTCGGGGTCGTCGGAGGGAACCGGCACCAGCTTCAGTTCCTTGGCGCCGCTATCGCCGAGGTAACCGGCCATGAAGTTGTCCCACGTGGCTTCAGTGGCAGTGACGTTTGAGCCGAACGGGGACTTCGGCAGCAGCTGCGTCGTTTTGTCTTCGCCCACTAACGCCGGGGTTCCGCGAAGCTGGGCGGTAGTGTTCCACCACTTCTTGAGGTCGTCCTTGGAGAACCCGAGCTTGCCTTCATCCGTAAAGGCCTGAATGTTGTTTTGGCGCAGCCAGATGTTGAACATCCACCAAACACCGGTGTAGTCGGTGCCGCCGAACAATGTTCCGTTGCCCTTCTGCCCCACCTCGGCAAGGAAAGAGTTGAACTCCTTGTAGTTCCACGTTCCATCAGGCTCAGCGATGCCCATGGCCTTGAGCTTGGCGGGGTCGTAGTAGACCGCGAAGGCGTTGGTGCTGGTGGGGATACCGTAGGTCTTGCCACGGATCTGGCCCGAGGGCAGTAGTGACTTGTCGAAGGCGTCCGTGTTGATCTTTACGGTGCCCAGGTCCAGTAGCTGGTTGCGCTGGCCGTAGTCGCGCAGGTAGGACAAATCCCACTGCATGACGTCCGGCAAGCCACCACCGGCAGCTTCAGTGGCGCGCTTCTGCCAGTATCCGGCGAAGTCGGTGAAGTTGCCGTTGACCTTGATGTCAGGGTTCTTGGATTCGAACAGTGCGATGGCCTTGCGAGTGCGCTCAGCACGGTCGTCGTTGCCCCACCAGGTGTACGTGATGGTCACGGGGTTATCGGCAGAACCCGTCTTGCTGGACGACGAAGACTGGCCGCAGGCGGACAGGAATGCCGCGGATGCAGTGCCAAGGGCCACCGTGGTGAGGAAATTCCTTCTGTTGATCATGAGAGCCTCCTTGCTCAGTTGGTGCAAGCCTTTTCGGTTCCCCACCAGGGAGAGTGACCTCGCTTACACTCGTTCTGAATCGATACAATATCCCCAATCGGGAATCTGGGCAAGCGTTTTCCAAGATCCTCGCCTAACCTGATAGCAGCCAAGCTCCACAGTTATCCCGCACAGCCGAACCTGACCAAGGAGTCCCTTTGTCCTCCCCTGAACTCTCCCGAGGCCCATCCGAAAGCCCGTCCGGAGCATCGCCCGTATGGAACAGCATCAATGGCCTGGCCTACGGCGGCGACTACAACCCTGAGCAATGGCCAGAAGACGTCCGCCGTGAAGATATCGAGCTCATGAAGGAGGCGGGGGTCAATTTCCTGAGCGTCGCCATCTTCTCCTGGGGCCTGCTGGAACCGGTAGAAGGCCAGTACGATTTCGGCTGGCTGGACGACGTCCTGGACAACCTCCACGAAGCCGGCATCAAGGTGGCATTGGCTACGGCTACCGCGTCACCGCCAGCCTGGCTGGCCAGGAAACACCCCGAAATCCTTCCCGTGACAGCGGAAGGAACAAGGCTGGAACGCGGCTCGCGACGTCACTACACGCCGTCGTCCTCGATGTACCGCAAGTACGCAACCACGATGACGAAGGTCATCGCCCAACGCTACAAGAACCACCCCGCGCTGGCATTGTGGCATGTGGACAATGAGCTCGGCTGCCATGTTGGCGAGTTCTACGGCGAAGAAGACGCTGCCGCATTCCGGGCCTGGCTGGAACGCCGGTACGGATCCATCGAGGCCCTCAACGAGGCATGGGGAACCGCGTTCTGGTCCCAGCACTACGCCTCATTCGAGGAAATCATCCCGCCCGGCGCCGCACCCACCACGCTCAACCCGGGACAGCAGCTGGACTTTGCACGCTTCAACTCGTGGGCGTTCATCGATTACTACCGCGCCCTGCTGGCAGTAATCCGCGAAGTTACACCGAACGTCCCGGCCACCACCAACTTCATGGTTTCCAGTGCCACCAAAACCTTGGACTACTTCGATTGGTCCAAGGACATGGATGT
Coding sequences:
- a CDS encoding DUF6807 family protein, which translates into the protein MDKPSDESALSTKTPGRAPARIALVGVHGFGAHHLGNLERLGHLGTVDLVAVADPNPPAPGALPENTAIHADLDALLAGGHQPDVIIVATPIQTHAPLALAVLASAADLYLEKPPVASMQDFHRLQEAATAAGRSVQIGFQSLGSHAIKALERLASGEATDELPGIGTLKGISATGRWVRDRAYYKRSRWAGKRSLDGVDVVDGVATNPLAHAIATALRIAGARTANDLASVETDLYRANDIEADDTSVIRMRTVDGLPITCALTLCAAESVEPYVTLHGTEGTAVFHYTEDRVTVRNGDGESTRTFGRDDLTENLLQHLSSGTPLLSPLDHSGAFMRVLEAIRTAEAPALIPHTSVDWVGQGDQAHAVIPGIEEILDRATRAHATFSELGLPWARPTTTGAEPLFSSGNNPAATLRSGPDLETELSPRPYLHPVSTLSGTVVTDHLPADHVWHLGAGFALQDVNGSNFWGGRSYRRSAGKYVDLLDHGRIEAAKITREGDRTTLELDWLASDGGLVLKERRSYGRTVVDSRTWRLDIETELLAAVDVSLGSPGSHGAPGSGYGGFFWRLPVNSSPRVFSLTGDGEPAVHGSVAPWLAWTGEFDGGPATLVFAAPPESPDPWFVRLSEYPAVGSALAWDKAVELTAGSTVKRTNFVWISDGKLDLQEIQRLVRRDGI
- a CDS encoding IS481 family transposase, which produces MSHPNALLTPRGRLQLAQCVVDQCWSLRRAAERFQVSVPTAARWARRYREHGPAGMEDRSSRPHSSPRRTATRIERRIIALRVNRRWGPARIGYLLGIHPSTVHRVLSRYRLAKLAWLDRGTGRVIRRYEHDRPGDLVHVDIKKLGRIPDGGGHRVLSRAAGRRNKAGTPSNRRPGYHYLHNAVDDHSRLAYTEILADETKETAAAFWQRANIWFQAQGITIQRVLTDNGNCYRSKAFAQALGPDIKHKRTRPYRPQTNGKVERFNRTMLEEWAYIRPYRSEAERVAAFPEWLHAYNHHRAHTALKGQTPASRVTNLPGQYS
- a CDS encoding MFS transporter — encoded protein: MFVTLSLVGSGGVWMQRLAQDWLVLQLTGSPAAVGLAVALQFLPMLVVGPVSGVLVDLFPKRRILMVCQSVAALLAAGLAVWNAMGGTDVWVVYGSCVALGITSSIDGPARQVFVNEVVGDAGLPAAIGLNSAIGQLGAMLGPALAGIVIAQAGPAAAFATNAGIGVAVLVMIAIIRPSELHHAHDPDALPRDRRGQILAGFRYVRARPQLLLIMLLAGLLGAFGMNGPVVLAAFADRVWHSGPAGFGLFNMVSALGALAGALLAPRIKHLGRKGIVGSAALFGFTQFLAALMPTQELFVAMLVVVGFMTLMFLTSAATSVQLEAGPSVRGRVLALYFPLLLGGHALGGLLAGWLTEDFGVRTALLVTGALGMISAAVIGLLLWRKRASCIDLGGW
- a CDS encoding Poxvirus protein I5, translating into MSIMDTTGNSHAEKPGIPVNRFALFSETILAGVVVLLLSIPLVTAPAAYAAGVAHLERHLSGRDDSLRSLWSNFRRALPGSWRTGITTAAAAVVIVMNLLLAWVGQLPGRAVILPATLILAAGGAVLFLRIAANWIGGVNWSGDAAELPGPQRWQAAYAEAKTDAVRDWSGSLLLLAAVFMAVVFVWMLQALFLIVPGMLILAAAAIRIRTANRTHI
- a CDS encoding carbohydrate ABC transporter permease, whose protein sequence is MTTMATPTQSTPSTAAPAYNPKSESGTAKRIKSIIFHIVALALVGVVLYPALWMVASSFKPNSEIGGSTTQLWSNNFSFDNFVTAMDGIGGVSTLTFFTNSLILAVGAVVGTVLSASISAYAFARINFPGRGLFFGMMIATLLLPFHVVIIPQYIVFQQLGLVDTYVPLLIGKFLAADAFFVFLMVQFMRGLPAELDEAARIDGAGHVRIFGSIMLPLMKPALISTSIFSFIWSWNDFLGPLLYLNTPEKYPLPLALRLFVDQTQSSDYGAMIAMSVLALLPVLVFFLVFQRYIVEGVSTQGLKG